A window of Fragaria vesca subsp. vesca linkage group LG7, FraVesHawaii_1.0, whole genome shotgun sequence contains these coding sequences:
- the LOC101297672 gene encoding elongator complex protein 1-like — translation MNNLKLYSEASLNLQLHSPQGEELILFSAFDIEQSRLFFASSANNIYSTHLSSLQHERAWSKTSIAAQVSRIELDEAEDFITSFVYLMEKEALLVGTSKGLLLLHSVDENGSQVVGGVDGGVRCVSASPDGDLVAIITGSGQILVMTLDWDLLYETALEDVAEDGSTVCKDLSAMLISCPIFVPIAWRGDGKYFVTLSEALDSSSSLLKRLKVWERNSGELHAVSESKQFMGSVVDWMPSGAKVAAVYDRKAQNECPAIVFYERNGLERSMFSINEQVNATVEFLKWNCSSDLLAAIVRCDNYDCVKIWYFSNNHWYLKSEFRYPRHDGVRFVWNPTRPLQLICWTLGGQITSYNFIWNSAVMDDSTALVIDDSKILVTPLSLCLMPPPMYLFSLKFMSVVRDFAFYSKNSKNCLAAFLSDGCLCVVELPATDTWEDLEGKEFPVEASSSDSPFGSVLHLIWLDPHKILAVSHHGFSHSNYLSQSSLGEEDLGFYLQEIELSCSEDHVPGLLTCSGFNAKVSSRNSLEETITGIAPNPASKGSAFVQFDGGKVYEYVPKLGISRGASKHDWSFSSTCPWMSVVLVGDSVSSKPLLFGLDDSCRLHVSRKIICNNCSSFSFYSNLADQVITHLILATKQDLLFVVEISDVLQKELEIKHENFIHAGKKKREENRNFINMWERGAKVVGVVHGDEAAVLLQPSRGNLECIYPRKLVLASICNALVQRRFRDALLMVRRQRIDFNVLVDYCGWQVFLQSAAEFVKQVNNLNHMTEFVCAIKNEDTTETLYKEFISLPSPKEAKDVQSHDSKGSDSNNKVSSVLLAIRKALEDQLPETPARELCILTTLARSEPPAIDEALERIKAIREAELSGSSDERRMSYPSAEEALKHLLWLSDSESVFEAALGLYDLNLAAMVALNSQRDPKEFLPFLQELEKMPETLMRYNIDLRLQRFEKALKHIVSAGDTCYADSMNLMKKNPQLFPLGLQLIADPNKKIQVLDAWGDHLSNEKCYEDAAVTYMCCSSFEKALKSYRSCGNWSKVLTVAGILKLGKDEIMQLAHELCEELQALGKPKEAAKIELEYCGDINNGMSLLISARDWEEALRVALMHNRQDLISEVKNAALECAVVLIGEYEEGLEKVGKYLARYLGLRQRRLLLAAKLQSEERSMNDLDDDTASEASSNFSGMSAYTTGTRKSSATSMRSSATSRARDARRQRKKGKIRAGSPGEELALVDHLKGMPPTTEALQELKSLLHTLVMLGEVETARKLQKAGENFQLSHMAAVKLAEDTVSTDGIDEHTQTLEHYTQSIRSVVQNSEAFFWRCKVFLSP, via the exons ATGAACAATCTCAAGCTCTACTCGGAGGCCTCTCTGAACCTCCAGCTACACTCCCCACAAGGAGAAGAGCTCATCCTCTTCTCCGCCTTCGACATCGAGCAGAGCCGCCTCTTCTTCGCCTCCTCCGCCAACAACATCTACTCCACCCACCTCTCCTCCCTCCAG CATGAGAGGGCGTGGAGCAAGACCTCGATCGCCGCGCAGGTCAGTCGGATCGAGCTGGATGAGGCGGAGGACTTCATCACTTCGTTTGTGTACCTCATGGAGAAAGAGGCGCTCTTGGTTGGGACCAGTAAGGGGCTGCTGCTGCTGCATAGTGTGGATGAGAATGGCTCGCAGGTCGTCGGAGGCGTCGACGGCGGCGTGAGGTGTGTTTCGGCGAGTCCGGATGGTGATCTTGTGGCGATAATCACCGGGAGTGGGCAGATACTTGTGATGACTCTCGATTGGGATTTGCTTTACGAGACTGCACTTGAGGATGTTGCCGAAGACGGCAGCACCGTATGTAAGGACCTCTCTGCTATGCTTATTAGTTGTCCGATTTTTGT CCCCATTGCTTGGCGCGGTGACGGGAAGTACTTTGTTACGCTGAGTGAGGCGTTGGATTCTAGCTCCTCTTTGCTTAAGAGGCTTAAAGTTTGGGAGCGGAATTCAGGGGAGTTACATGCTGTTTCTGAATCAAAGCAGTTTATGGGATCAGTGGTGGACTGGATGCCAAGTGGAGCGAAAGTTGCTGCTGTTTATGATAGGAAAGCGCAGAATGAGTGTCCTGCGATAGTATTCTATGAGAGGAATGGGTTGGAAAGAAGCATGTTTAGCATTAATGAGCAAGTTAATGCAACTGTAGAATTTCTCAAGTGGAATTGTAGTTCAGATCTGCTTGCGGCCATTGTCAGATGTGATAACTATGACTGTGTCAAGATTTGGTATTTCAGTAACAACCATTGGTACTTAAAGTCTGAATTTAGATACCCAAGACACGATGGAGTGAGGTTTGTCTGGAATCCGACAAGGCCACTGCAGTTAATATGTTGGACTCTTGGTGGCCAGATCACATCTTACAACTTCATATGGAATTCAGCTGTGATGGACGACTCAACTGCATTAGTAATTGATGACTCCAAGATACTTGTAACCCCACTTTCTTTATGCCTAATGCCACCTCCTATGTATTTATTCAGCCTTAAATTCATGAGTGTTGTCCGGGACTTTGCCTTCTATTCCAAGAATTCTAAGAACTGCTTGGCTGCTTTTCTGTCAGATGGCTGTTTATGCGTTGTAGAGCTTCCCGCAACTGATACTTGGGAAGATCTAGAAGGCAAAGAGTTTCCTGTTGAAGCGTCCAGTTCTGATTCACCATTCGGCTCCGTTTTACATCTTATATGGTTGGACCCCCACAAGATTCTTGCTGTTTCTCACCATGGGTTCAGCCATAGTAATTACTTGTCTCAGTCTTCACTTGGTGAGGAAGACCTTGGTTTTTATTTGCAGGAAATTGAGCTTTCATGCTCCGAGGATCATGTACCAGGTTTATTGACATGCTCAGGATTTAATGCTAAAGTTTCCAGTCGAAACTCTCTAGAAGAGACCATTACTGGAATTGCTCCTAATCCTGCTTCAAAAGGTTCAGCATTTGTTCAATTTGATGGTGGAAAGGTTTATGAGTATGTTCCAAAGTTAGGCATCTCCAGAGGGGCCTCAAAACATGATTGGAGCTTCTCATCGACTTGCCCTTGGATGAGTGTGGTTCTAGTTGGGGACAGTGTGTCATCGAAACCTCTGCTTTTTGGACTTGATGACAGTTGTAGGCTGCACGTCAGTAGGAAGATAATATGCAATAACTGCAGCAGTTTTTCATTCTACTCAAATTTGGCTGATCAGGTGATCACACATTTAATTTTGGCAACTAAGCAGGATTTGCTTTTTGTTGTTGAAATATCAGATGTATTGCAAAAAGAACTTGAGATTAAACATGAAAACTTCATCCATGCTGGTAAGAAGAAAAGAGAAGAAAATAGGAACTTTATAAACATGTGGGAAAGAGGTGCCAAAGTTGTTGGTGTCGTTCATGGAGATGAAGCTGCTGTCCTGTTGCAGCCATCTCGTGGCAATCTAGAATGCATTTACCCAAGAAAGTTGGTCCTGGCCTCTATTTGCAATGCATTGGTTCAAAGGCGTTTTAGAGATGCACTTCTCATGGTGAGGCGTCAGAGGATAGATTTCAATGTTCTTGTTGACTATTGTGGTTGGCAGGTGTTTCTTCAATCAGCTGCAGAGTTTGTCAAGCAGGTCAATAATTTGAACCACATGACTGAGTTTGTTTGTGCCATAAAGAATGAAGATACTACAGAGACACTATATAAGGAATTTATTTCTTTACCCTCTCCTAAAGAAGCTAAAGATGTGCAATCACATGATTCCAAGGGTTCTGATTCCAATAACAAGGTATCTTCTGTGCTTCTGGCCATTAGGAAGGCTCTTGAGGATCAATTACCAGAAACTCCTGCAAGGGAGCTTTGCATTCTGACCACTCTCGCTCGTAGTGAACCCCCTGCAATTGATGAGGCTTTAGAGAGAATAAAAGCTATCCGTGAGGCAGAATTGTCAGGTTCCAGTGATGAAAGGAGAATGTCTTACCCTTCTGCTGAAGAGGCTTTGAAGCATTTGTTATGGTTATCTGATTCCGAATCTGTTTTTGAGGCAGCTTTAGGCCTTTATGATTTGAACCTTGCAGCTATGGTGGCATTGAATTCTCAGCGGGACCCTAAGGAGTTCCTTCCTTTTCTTCAAGAATTGGAAAAAATGCCCGAAACTTTAATGCGCTATAACATTGACCTTCGGCTGCAGAGGTTTGAGAAGGCCCTTAAGCACATTGTTTCTGCAGGAGACACTTGCTATGCAGATTCTATGAACCTGATGAAGAAAAACCCTCAACTCTTTCCACTGGGACTTCAGCTGATTGCCGATCCTAACAAGAAAATCCAAGTTCTCGATGCTTGGGGAGATCATCTTAGCAATGAAAAATGCTATGAGGATGCTGCTGTCACTTATATGTGCTGCTCCAGTTTTGAAAAGGCTTTGAAATCGTACCGTTCTTGTGGTAATTGGAGTAAGGTGCTTACAGTTGCCGGGATTCTAAAACTGGGTAAAGATGAGATAATGCAACTGGCTCATGAGCTATGTGAAGAATTGCAAGCTCTTGGTAAACCAAAGGAAGCTGCCAAAATTGAGCTGGAGTATTGTGGTGATATTAACAATGGCATGAGTTTGTTGATTAGCGCGAGGGACTGGGAGGAAGCTTTGAGAGTTGCTTTAATGCATAATAGACAGGATTTGATCTCTGAGGTGAAGAATGCAGCCTTGGAATGTGCGGTCGTGCTTATTGGTGAATACGAGGAAGGTTTGGAGAAAGTAGGGAAGTACTTGGCTCGATACTTAGGTTTAAGACAAAGAAGGTTACTTCTTGCTGCAAAACTCCAGTCTGAGGAACGGTCAATGAACGATCTTGATGATGATACTGCTTCAGAAGCTAGCAGTAATTTCAGTGGAATGAGTGCTTACACCACTGG GACCAGGAAGAGCTCTGCCACTTCCATGAGATCAAGTGCAACTAGCAGGGCAAGAGATGCCAGGCGTCAGAGAAAGAAAGGAAAAATCCGTGCTGGCAG TCCTGGTGAGGAGCTCGCTCTTGTAGATCATTTGAAGGGGATGCCTCCAACAACTGAAGCACTGCAGGAGCTAAAATCTTTATTGCATACGCTTGTGATGCTTGGCGAGGTTGAAACTGCAAGAAAGCTGCAGAAGGCTGGAGAGAACTTTCAACTGTCACATATGGCCGCAGTCAAACTAGCTGAAGATACAGTATCCACCGATGGCATAGATGAGCATACACAGACTTTGGAGCATTATACACAGAGTATTAGAAGTGTAGTGCAAAACTCCGAGGCTTTCTTTTGGCGATGTAAAGTATTTCTTTCTCCTTGA